A window of Shewanella mesophila contains these coding sequences:
- the nagZ gene encoding beta-N-acetylhexosaminidase yields MGYLMMDLLSTQVSELEREQLQHPMVGGIILFSRNYQDRNQLCELISVVRDIRPDLLIAVDHEGGRVQRFVEGFSKIPAMGDILPMASNDMAIAQQWAEELGFLMAIELLSCDIDLSFAPVLDLNGISEVIGKRAFSDKPNEVISLATSFIKGMNSAGMAAVGKHFPGHGSVAADSHIAKPVDSRSEQQIRALDMVPFKSLMAEHMLQGVMPAHVIFDRVDPNPAGFSSYWLKEVLRGELNFNGVIFSDDLGMKGAGVVGGYKERAQAALNAGCDMILVCNDSQGVAELLNEFEWPLCKPHVAAGLLRANAEQVENALQNETRWLAAKALAERLVLN; encoded by the coding sequence GTGGGCTATTTGATGATGGATTTGTTATCAACTCAGGTTTCTGAGTTAGAGAGAGAACAACTACAACACCCCATGGTTGGCGGTATTATTTTGTTTAGCCGCAACTATCAAGATCGGAATCAACTCTGTGAACTTATCAGCGTGGTTCGTGACATCCGGCCCGACTTACTTATCGCTGTCGACCATGAAGGAGGCAGAGTGCAGCGCTTTGTTGAAGGCTTCAGTAAGATCCCTGCGATGGGAGATATTTTACCCATGGCCAGTAACGATATGGCGATTGCGCAACAGTGGGCAGAGGAACTTGGTTTTTTGATGGCGATAGAGCTATTGAGTTGCGATATCGATTTGAGTTTTGCCCCAGTGTTAGATCTAAATGGCATTAGTGAAGTGATCGGTAAACGGGCTTTTAGCGATAAGCCTAATGAGGTGATCTCCTTAGCCACATCTTTTATTAAGGGAATGAATAGCGCAGGCATGGCCGCGGTTGGGAAACATTTTCCAGGGCACGGCAGTGTCGCCGCTGATTCACATATCGCAAAACCGGTTGATTCAAGAAGTGAGCAGCAGATCCGAGCATTAGATATGGTGCCATTTAAATCGCTGATGGCAGAGCATATGCTGCAAGGCGTTATGCCTGCTCATGTTATTTTCGATCGTGTCGATCCCAATCCTGCTGGCTTTTCCTCATATTGGTTAAAAGAGGTGCTTCGTGGTGAGTTAAATTTTAATGGGGTGATATTTTCCGATGATCTAGGGATGAAAGGTGCTGGTGTTGTTGGTGGATATAAGGAAAGAGCCCAAGCGGCGCTGAATGCCGGATGCGATATGATATTAGTATGTAATGATAGCCAAGGTGTCGCTGAGCTTTTAAATGAGTTTGAGTGGCCTTTATGCAAGCCTCATGTTGCTGCAGGCTTGTTACGTGCAAATGCCGAGCAAGTAGAGAATGCACTTCAAAATGAAACTCGTTGGTTAGCCGCTAAAGCGCTAGCAGAGCGGCTTGTATTGAACTAA
- the ycfP gene encoding alpha/beta hydrolase YcfP has protein sequence MILYFHGFDATSPGNHEKMRQLQFVDNDVRLVSYSTLHPKNDMQYLLNEVSRQLKECDDPAPLAIGVGLGAYWAERVGFLNQLKTILVNPNLHPEVTMIDKIDRPEEYADIANKCVSQFRHKNSGNCLCILSRHDEVNDNKAVMEELSPFYKIIWDEEQTHKFASLAAHLAEIKEFKVV, from the coding sequence ATGATCCTCTATTTTCATGGCTTCGATGCTACTAGTCCAGGTAACCACGAGAAGATGCGACAACTACAGTTTGTCGATAACGATGTTCGTTTAGTGAGTTACAGTACATTACATCCTAAGAATGATATGCAATATCTACTCAATGAAGTCAGTAGACAACTGAAGGAGTGTGACGATCCTGCACCGTTGGCGATAGGCGTGGGATTGGGCGCTTATTGGGCCGAAAGGGTGGGCTTCTTAAACCAACTTAAAACCATTTTAGTTAATCCAAATCTTCACCCTGAAGTGACTATGATTGATAAAATCGACCGCCCTGAAGAGTATGCCGATATCGCCAATAAATGTGTGAGTCAATTTAGGCATAAGAATAGTGGCAATTGCCTATGTATTTTGTCTCGCCACGATGAGGTGAATGACAACAAGGCGGTAATGGAGGAGTTAAGCCCATTTTATAAGATCATTTGGGATGAAGAACAAACTCATAAATTTGCGTCATTAGCAGCACACCTTGCAGAAATTAAAGAATTTAAGGTTGTATAG
- a CDS encoding acylphosphatase has translation MKRVLLTISGKVQGVCFRRYSQQKALELGLTGYAKNLDNGKVSILLQGGSAAVDRFIAWCDEGAPQSRVDDVLVEEDEADDIYLDFSIC, from the coding sequence ATGAAGCGTGTATTACTCACTATTTCAGGTAAAGTTCAGGGTGTCTGTTTTCGGCGTTATAGTCAGCAAAAGGCGCTGGAGTTAGGCCTTACTGGTTATGCTAAGAATTTAGACAATGGTAAGGTGTCTATTTTACTTCAAGGGGGCAGCGCTGCCGTCGATCGATTTATCGCTTGGTGCGATGAAGGGGCTCCTCAATCTAGGGTTGATGATGTATTGGTCGAAGAAGATGAGGCTGATGATATCTATCTCGATTTTTCAATATGTTAA
- a CDS encoding peptidoglycan binding protein CsiV produces MLKQSLALAASLFSISNYALADAERWFEVEIYIFERQGNAFEEMTNNPANMNKRQPIDMISPLFSTDITGASVGLEGCTAQQWIEDAERCNQQLSSALVSHPSSIPASIGAATPQYAKEGQSTVLLAPSQAQFNDMIATLNREPGHKSLLHMTWQQSMQPRHRATPIRLFAGDDFSERYGKDGYLIGHQVAASDIPQFNFDYGLGNSETKAPIWQLEGAINIYLNHYLHVETALTLHEEGTKIPLKIDLYTDDSASSTPVPYLFNIWMAQNKRVISDEIHYFDHPNMGMLLQIRKMMQPNEIDQSSLNQLGVILEHPNQVAGKSTLEPKTISDNVY; encoded by the coding sequence GTGCTTAAACAGAGTCTAGCATTGGCCGCCAGCTTATTTTCAATCTCTAACTATGCCTTGGCAGATGCCGAGCGTTGGTTTGAAGTTGAGATCTACATCTTTGAACGTCAAGGGAATGCATTCGAAGAGATGACCAATAACCCAGCCAATATGAATAAGCGTCAGCCGATAGATATGATATCACCGCTATTTAGTACCGATATCACAGGCGCAAGCGTAGGGCTCGAAGGGTGCACAGCCCAGCAATGGATAGAAGATGCTGAAAGATGCAATCAACAGTTGAGTTCAGCCCTGGTAAGTCACCCAAGTTCAATTCCAGCATCTATCGGTGCGGCGACACCACAATATGCCAAAGAGGGGCAGTCTACAGTGCTACTCGCCCCATCTCAGGCACAGTTTAACGATATGATCGCCACCTTAAACCGAGAACCTGGCCATAAGAGCTTGCTACATATGACTTGGCAACAATCTATGCAACCAAGACATAGAGCGACACCCATTCGATTGTTTGCAGGTGACGATTTTTCCGAGCGCTATGGGAAAGATGGTTACTTAATTGGCCACCAAGTGGCTGCGTCAGATATCCCGCAATTTAATTTCGATTACGGGCTGGGTAATTCAGAGACTAAAGCACCTATTTGGCAGTTAGAAGGCGCAATAAACATCTACCTCAATCACTATTTACATGTTGAAACCGCGCTCACATTGCACGAAGAAGGGACCAAGATACCGCTTAAGATCGATCTTTATACCGACGACTCAGCTTCATCGACACCAGTGCCTTACCTGTTCAATATCTGGATGGCACAAAATAAACGCGTCATCAGTGATGAAATTCATTATTTCGATCACCCCAATATGGGGATGCTGTTGCAAATAAGAAAAATGATGCAACCCAATGAAATCGATCAGAGTAGCCTAAACCAGCTAGGAGTCATACTAGAACATCCCAATCAAGTCGCTGGTAAATCAACACTTGAGCCCAAAACTATTAGCGATAATGTTTATTAA
- the mfd gene encoding transcription-repair coupling factor, translating to MNAFSVLTPPKVKGVKTPQTLSQLHGAAQAITLANIGANYNGLTLVVTHDTPSALQLETELKYLLRPASVPVLLFPDRETLPYDSFSPHQDLVSQRLETLSRISTEKQSLVIVPISTLMVRLPPQSFLTGNVLLLNKGDIYQLEQVRQQLVNTGYHLVEQVYEHGEFAVRGSIIDIFPMGSNNPYRIELFDDEVESIRQFDPETQRSSGEIEGIRLLPAKEFPTDDAATEGFRQRYRRQFDVVVKEPESIYQMVSRKVMPAGIESYLPLFFDETATLFDYLPEQTQLVALGDLETAAKSHLNEVAQRYENRRVDPLRPLLPPKDLYLLAEQVFQAFKQLPRLLCKGRDFQGTCIPAKVEALPDIASNHKLKQPLIALQEYANSGISILFCAESEGRREALIELLAKIEIKPQLFEHFNQFAEKPAQFGLIVSPLSQGAIISGNKGKPWALVCETELFGQRISQQRRRDKQRQISNDALIKDLAELKVGQPIVHLDHGVALYQGLETLDTGGLVAEYLKLEYSGGDKLYVPVSSLNLISRYSVGPDEEAHLNKLGNETWSKAKRKAIEKIRDVAAELLDVYARRQARPGEACQLDQQEYAQFASSFPYEETVDQETAIDAVLTDMCSPTSMDRLVCGDVGFGKTEVAMRAAFVAVNDDKQVAILVPTTLLAQQHYENFKDRFADWPIKIEVLSRFKTAKEQQAVLEQLTNGQVDIVIGTHKLLQSEAKFENLGLLIIDEEHRFGVRQKEKIKALRANIDILTLTATPIPRTLNMAMSGMRDLSIIATPPAKRLAVKTFVREYDDTTVREALLREILRGGQVYFLHNNVETIEKRARELEELLPEARVVTAHGQMRERDLEKVMADFYHQKYNVLVCTTIIETGIDVPSANTIVIERADHFGLAQLHQLRGRVGRSHHQAYAYLMTPHPKRMTKDARKRLEAIGALEDLGAGFMLATQDLEIRGAGELLGDEQSGHISKIGFTLYMEMLEDAVKSLKEGREPSLDQMLRGQCEVDLRIPALLPEDYVHDVNVRLSLYKRIANCKSENALDELKVELIDRFGLLPQATKNLLELTLYKHQATALGIAKIEMHAKGGSMEFRDDHIIDPGFIIGLLQSQPQNYRMDGPSKLKFLMPTEADKDRLALLSLIISQLMQHRLGELRA from the coding sequence ATGAATGCTTTCTCTGTCCTTACGCCCCCAAAAGTTAAAGGGGTAAAAACGCCTCAAACCCTAAGTCAATTGCATGGCGCGGCTCAGGCGATCACCTTAGCGAATATCGGCGCTAATTATAACGGTTTAACGTTAGTCGTTACCCACGACACTCCCAGCGCGCTGCAGCTGGAAACTGAGCTTAAATATCTGCTTAGACCAGCATCAGTCCCGGTGCTCCTGTTCCCAGACAGAGAGACCTTGCCTTATGACAGTTTCTCACCCCATCAAGATCTGGTATCACAAAGGTTAGAGACGCTATCTAGGATCTCCACCGAAAAGCAGAGTCTAGTGATTGTTCCGATAAGCACCCTGATGGTGAGACTGCCGCCGCAATCATTTTTAACGGGTAATGTGCTGCTGCTCAACAAGGGCGATATCTACCAACTCGAGCAAGTGCGTCAGCAATTGGTGAATACCGGTTATCATCTAGTCGAACAAGTTTATGAACATGGTGAGTTTGCCGTACGAGGCTCTATCATCGACATTTTCCCGATGGGCTCCAATAACCCCTATCGTATCGAACTCTTCGACGATGAAGTGGAATCTATCCGCCAGTTTGATCCCGAAACTCAGCGTTCAAGTGGTGAAATAGAGGGAATTCGATTACTACCAGCAAAAGAGTTTCCCACTGATGATGCGGCTACCGAAGGGTTTAGACAGCGTTACCGTCGTCAGTTTGATGTGGTCGTTAAAGAGCCAGAATCTATCTATCAGATGGTCAGCCGCAAAGTAATGCCTGCGGGTATTGAAAGCTATCTGCCGCTATTTTTTGATGAAACTGCCACCCTATTTGACTACCTACCAGAACAGACTCAACTGGTCGCCCTCGGTGACTTAGAAACTGCGGCGAAATCCCATCTTAATGAAGTCGCTCAGCGTTATGAAAATCGCCGCGTGGATCCCTTAAGGCCACTATTGCCGCCAAAAGATCTTTATTTACTTGCAGAGCAAGTATTTCAAGCATTTAAGCAATTGCCAAGGCTACTGTGTAAGGGACGAGATTTCCAAGGCACCTGTATTCCAGCCAAAGTTGAAGCCTTGCCAGATATCGCCTCAAATCACAAATTGAAGCAGCCGCTTATCGCCCTGCAAGAGTATGCAAACTCAGGTATTTCAATCCTGTTTTGCGCCGAATCGGAAGGTCGACGCGAAGCGCTCATAGAGCTACTTGCTAAGATAGAAATAAAGCCCCAACTATTTGAACACTTTAATCAATTTGCTGAAAAACCGGCACAATTTGGCCTAATCGTTTCGCCCTTATCTCAAGGGGCTATCATAAGTGGTAATAAAGGCAAACCTTGGGCGCTAGTGTGTGAGACCGAGCTTTTCGGTCAACGTATTTCTCAGCAACGCAGACGAGATAAGCAGCGCCAGATCAGCAACGATGCACTCATTAAAGACTTGGCCGAGCTAAAAGTCGGTCAACCCATAGTACATTTAGATCATGGGGTGGCGCTCTATCAAGGATTAGAAACCCTAGACACTGGAGGGCTTGTTGCCGAATACCTTAAACTTGAGTATTCAGGCGGCGATAAACTCTATGTCCCCGTCTCTTCGCTAAATCTTATTAGTCGCTACAGTGTCGGCCCCGATGAAGAAGCCCATCTCAACAAACTGGGTAATGAAACCTGGAGCAAAGCAAAACGCAAAGCGATTGAAAAGATCCGTGACGTCGCCGCAGAGCTGCTTGATGTTTATGCCAGAAGGCAAGCTAGACCAGGTGAAGCGTGTCAGCTCGACCAACAAGAATATGCTCAGTTTGCCAGCAGCTTCCCCTATGAAGAAACCGTCGACCAAGAAACGGCTATCGACGCTGTGCTCACCGATATGTGCTCGCCCACCTCGATGGACCGCTTGGTCTGTGGTGATGTGGGTTTTGGCAAAACCGAAGTGGCAATGCGCGCCGCATTCGTGGCGGTAAATGATGATAAGCAGGTCGCTATTTTAGTCCCTACCACCCTGCTCGCTCAGCAACATTATGAGAACTTTAAGGATAGATTTGCCGACTGGCCGATTAAGATTGAAGTATTGTCGCGTTTTAAAACGGCAAAAGAGCAACAAGCGGTACTGGAGCAATTGACCAATGGTCAGGTCGATATCGTCATAGGCACCCATAAACTGCTGCAATCCGAAGCCAAATTTGAAAATTTAGGCCTACTGATCATCGATGAAGAACACCGTTTTGGCGTGAGGCAAAAAGAGAAAATTAAGGCCCTTAGAGCGAATATTGATATTTTGACGCTCACTGCAACCCCCATCCCTAGAACGCTCAACATGGCCATGTCTGGCATGCGAGATCTATCGATTATCGCTACGCCACCAGCGAAACGATTGGCGGTAAAAACCTTCGTTAGAGAGTATGACGATACAACGGTACGCGAGGCACTACTGCGTGAGATCTTAAGGGGCGGTCAAGTTTATTTTCTGCACAACAATGTCGAAACCATTGAGAAACGCGCACGGGAACTTGAAGAGCTGCTTCCTGAGGCTAGAGTTGTCACCGCTCATGGCCAGATGCGTGAACGGGATCTGGAAAAGGTGATGGCTGATTTTTATCACCAGAAATACAATGTATTAGTCTGTACAACTATTATTGAAACTGGTATCGATGTCCCAAGCGCGAATACCATAGTCATAGAACGCGCCGACCACTTTGGCTTAGCACAACTGCATCAGCTGCGTGGTCGAGTGGGCCGCTCTCACCATCAAGCCTACGCCTATTTGATGACCCCGCACCCGAAACGAATGACTAAAGATGCACGCAAACGACTCGAAGCGATTGGCGCCCTTGAAGACCTTGGCGCGGGCTTTATGCTGGCGACCCAGGATTTAGAGATCCGTGGTGCAGGTGAACTCTTAGGTGATGAACAAAGTGGTCACATTTCAAAAATTGGCTTCACCTTGTACATGGAGATGTTGGAAGACGCGGTAAAATCATTAAAAGAGGGTCGAGAGCCTTCGCTCGATCAGATGCTGCGAGGCCAATGTGAAGTCGACCTACGTATTCCCGCCTTGCTGCCTGAAGACTACGTACACGACGTTAATGTCCGTTTATCACTCTATAAACGAATCGCCAATTGTAAGAGTGAAAATGCACTAGATGAGCTAAAAGTCGAACTGATCGACCGCTTTGGATTATTGCCACAAGCCACGAAGAATCTATTAGAGTTGACCCTATACAAACATCAAGCAACAGCATTAGGCATTGCCAAAATTGAGATGCATGCGAAAGGTGGCAGCATGGAATTCAGGGATGACCACATTATCGATCCAGGCTTTATTATTGGCCTACTGCAAAGTCAGCCACAAAATTATCGTATGGATGGCCCAAGTAAGTTAAAATTCCTTATGCCTACTGAAGCAGATAAAGATCGTTTAGCCTTATTATCGCTGATCATCTCACAGCTTATGCAACATCGTCTTGGAGAACTACGTGCTTAA
- a CDS encoding lipoprotein-releasing ABC transporter permease subunit has protein sequence MNLALSWNIGYRYWRARKANAFASFITIFAVSGILLGVAALIIVSSVMNGLEGQLKQRILGAVPQLTVYSEQNLNQWQQNADALVNLDGIVAVSPSISTQAMLQAPKSISAVQIYGIYPELEKQNLALINQHFNGSLAALKSGEYNIVLGAELARRLDVAPGDKIRVLSGDGVVYSPLGPVPSQRNFHVVGVFEMGSQVDASLAYVHHDDAQRLMRQKPGEIKQLRLYLNDPFNAAKIAPTVTDIFAHSGVSVTTSDWRDSYGHLFAAVKMEKNMMSLMLSLIIAVAAFNIVSALVMMVVDKTTDIAVLKTQGLRTSSVMSIFMIQGSLNALLGLLGGLIIGVLITLNLNTIMAALGISILGAGQTLPVQLEFTQLSAIVIGTLVITFLATVYPALRAANIQPASALRYE, from the coding sequence ATGAATTTAGCGTTATCTTGGAACATAGGTTATCGATATTGGCGAGCGCGGAAAGCCAATGCTTTTGCCTCTTTTATCACAATTTTTGCCGTTTCAGGCATTTTACTTGGTGTAGCGGCGTTGATTATCGTCAGTTCGGTGATGAATGGATTAGAGGGACAGCTAAAACAACGCATTTTGGGCGCGGTTCCTCAGTTAACCGTTTATAGCGAACAAAATCTTAACCAGTGGCAGCAAAACGCTGATGCCTTAGTTAACCTTGATGGTATCGTCGCCGTCAGCCCTAGTATCTCCACCCAAGCTATGTTGCAAGCGCCTAAAAGTATCAGCGCGGTGCAGATCTACGGTATTTATCCTGAGCTTGAAAAGCAAAATCTAGCCTTAATCAATCAACATTTTAACGGTTCATTGGCGGCACTTAAGTCAGGAGAATATAACATAGTGCTAGGGGCCGAATTGGCGCGCCGTCTGGATGTTGCCCCTGGTGACAAAATTAGAGTCTTGAGTGGCGATGGCGTTGTCTATTCGCCGTTAGGGCCTGTGCCAAGCCAACGAAATTTTCATGTTGTCGGCGTCTTTGAAATGGGTTCTCAGGTGGATGCGAGCTTGGCCTATGTTCACCATGATGATGCGCAGCGCTTGATGAGGCAGAAACCGGGTGAGATAAAGCAACTCAGACTTTATCTAAATGATCCGTTTAACGCCGCTAAGATAGCTCCGACAGTGACTGATATATTCGCACATTCGGGAGTTAGCGTTACAACCTCTGATTGGCGCGACAGTTATGGTCACCTGTTTGCGGCGGTAAAAATGGAAAAGAACATGATGTCGCTGATGCTTAGCCTGATCATTGCTGTGGCGGCGTTTAATATCGTATCGGCACTGGTGATGATGGTGGTCGATAAAACCACAGATATTGCCGTATTAAAGACGCAAGGACTGCGCACCTCGAGTGTCATGAGTATTTTTATGATCCAAGGCTCGTTAAATGCCCTGTTAGGTTTGCTCGGCGGTTTGATCATTGGGGTTCTTATCACCCTCAATCTAAATACCATTATGGCGGCCCTTGGGATCTCAATTTTAGGAGCTGGACAAACACTACCCGTACAGTTGGAGTTTACACAGTTAAGCGCGATTGTTATCGGCACCCTAGTGATTACTTTTCTGGCCACGGTTTACCCTGCATTACGAGCCGCTAACATTCAGCCCGCTAGCGCATTAAGGTACGAATAG
- the lolD gene encoding lipoprotein-releasing ABC transporter ATP-binding protein LolD: MTQQDNKSLLLQVKNVTKRYHEGSIDTLVLNGVDLDVYSGEQLAIVGTSGSGKSTLLHIMGTLDKPSNGQVTLQGEDLYTLSASRQAKIRNQDLGFIYQFHHLLPEFSALENVAMPGLIQGRDRKSVEQEASALLERVGLGHRLNHTPGEMSGGERQRTAIARALINKPKLVLADEPTGNLDAASGESVYELIRELGSQLGTAFVVVTHDPKLAARMDRQLRMKDGHLYHTKEASEVNAQELA, encoded by the coding sequence ATGACCCAACAAGATAATAAGAGTTTGCTGTTACAGGTAAAAAACGTCACTAAACGTTACCATGAAGGCAGTATCGATACTCTGGTATTAAATGGCGTAGATCTCGATGTTTATAGTGGTGAGCAGCTCGCGATAGTGGGCACTTCTGGCTCGGGTAAGAGTACCTTATTGCATATTATGGGTACGCTCGATAAACCCAGTAATGGTCAAGTCACCTTGCAAGGAGAAGATCTTTATACCTTGTCGGCGAGCCGTCAGGCCAAGATACGCAATCAAGATCTGGGTTTTATCTATCAGTTCCACCATCTACTGCCCGAATTCAGTGCATTAGAAAATGTCGCCATGCCTGGACTTATTCAAGGGCGCGATCGTAAGTCGGTAGAGCAAGAAGCGAGTGCTTTACTGGAACGCGTGGGCTTAGGGCATAGACTAAATCATACACCAGGGGAGATGTCTGGCGGTGAGCGCCAACGTACTGCGATAGCAAGAGCGCTGATAAATAAGCCTAAATTGGTATTAGCCGATGAGCCGACGGGTAACTTAGATGCCGCCAGTGGTGAGTCGGTTTATGAGTTGATACGTGAGCTAGGCAGTCAACTCGGCACGGCATTTGTTGTGGTCACTCATGATCCTAAATTAGCCGCGCGTATGGACAGACAACTGCGAATGAAAGATGGACACCTTTATCATACCAAAGAGGCTTCAGAGGTTAACGCGCAGGAGCTTGCATGA
- the lolE gene encoding lipoprotein-releasing ABC transporter permease subunit LolE, protein MSQMLSFWVGWRFYMARQSNRFISFISFASTAGIALGVAVLITVLSAMNGFEKELEQRLLGVVPHGELTGVNEPIRDWQKIAKDAQLIEGIKATAPFIHLQGLIQKPGGFQGLSVIGIDTALEANVSNIADFMDAKSWLALGQSGNNIVLGRGLADSLSLKVGDSISLYTPDFAAKQTETKRIGSAKSHRFVVAGIFDIGGELDLTTAYIPLTYGAQILGFSDGVSGVRIKVDDVFAAPRLIRTLGYSQQQYMYLSDWTRTQGHLYQDIQLVRAVMYLVLALVIAVACFNIVSTLVMAVRDKQSEIAILLTMGMAKITVMGIFVVQGALNGILGCLIGGVLGVVIALNLSVMASFIEQALGVQLLSADVYFIDFLPSQLHWQDVILVVSLAFIMSLISTLYPAWKASQTMPATALAGR, encoded by the coding sequence ATGAGTCAGATGTTGTCATTTTGGGTAGGCTGGCGCTTCTACATGGCGAGACAGTCCAATCGTTTTATCAGTTTTATCTCTTTTGCCTCAACTGCAGGTATCGCCCTTGGCGTCGCCGTGTTGATCACTGTGCTGTCGGCGATGAATGGTTTTGAGAAAGAGTTAGAGCAACGTCTGTTAGGTGTTGTGCCTCATGGTGAATTGACCGGGGTTAATGAACCTATCCGCGATTGGCAAAAAATTGCCAAGGATGCCCAGTTAATCGAAGGGATTAAAGCAACGGCTCCCTTTATTCATTTACAGGGATTGATTCAAAAACCTGGAGGTTTTCAGGGGCTTTCTGTCATTGGTATTGATACAGCCCTTGAAGCTAACGTATCAAATATCGCCGATTTTATGGATGCTAAAAGTTGGCTCGCGTTAGGCCAAAGTGGTAACAATATTGTACTTGGTCGGGGGTTAGCCGATAGCTTGTCCCTGAAAGTAGGTGATAGTATTAGTTTATACACGCCTGATTTTGCTGCAAAACAGACAGAGACGAAACGCATTGGTTCGGCGAAGAGCCATCGCTTTGTCGTTGCAGGGATATTTGATATCGGTGGTGAGTTAGATCTGACCACAGCGTATATTCCGCTGACTTATGGCGCACAGATTTTAGGCTTCAGCGACGGGGTGAGTGGTGTACGTATTAAAGTCGATGATGTATTTGCTGCGCCTAGGTTGATAAGGACCTTAGGCTATAGTCAGCAGCAGTATATGTATTTGTCTGATTGGACTCGAACTCAGGGGCATCTTTATCAAGATATACAGCTGGTTAGAGCTGTAATGTATCTGGTTTTGGCGCTAGTTATTGCGGTTGCTTGCTTTAACATAGTGTCGACCTTAGTGATGGCTGTTCGTGATAAACAATCAGAAATTGCCATATTACTCACCATGGGAATGGCTAAAATTACCGTGATGGGAATTTTTGTTGTGCAAGGCGCGTTAAATGGGATCTTAGGCTGCTTAATTGGTGGTGTGCTTGGGGTTGTCATTGCGTTAAATTTGAGTGTCATGGCAAGTTTTATCGAACAGGCTTTAGGGGTCCAACTGCTTTCGGCCGATGTTTACTTTATCGACTTCCTCCCCTCACAGCTGCATTGGCAAGATGTGATTTTAGTGGTTAGTTTAGCGTTTATTATGAGTCTGATCTCTACCTTGTATCCAGCATGGAAAGCAAGTCAAACCATGCCTGCCACAGCATTGGCGGGCAGATAA